A region from the Rosa rugosa chromosome 6, drRosRugo1.1, whole genome shotgun sequence genome encodes:
- the LOC133716226 gene encoding anthocyanidin 3-O-glucosyltransferase 5-like, producing MGHLIPFLELANCLIAHHNFHATVVVISSNTSPKQSQVIQSAMTPKLFDIIEIPPLDTFGQVNAAGSVFTQLPAIMLDARSSLRSAISAMDFKPAAMIVDLFCTAVLPVVDEFHMLKYVRVSYKEVEGEYLDKKEPLKIPGCKPVRPEDVKPMMNRKDPKYESFIRIGVEIAEMSDGILVNTWEDLESMSLRPMKEDPKWKQILKVPVHTFGPMIRQAGSSTPRSEVLGWLDMQPNASVIYISFGSGGVLLADQITEMAWGIELSAQRFIWVVHPPSKDGDKGNDISDYLPEGFMARTRDKGLVVTTWAPQVEILAHSSVGWFLSHCGWNSSLESILNGVPMIT from the exons ATGGGACATCTCATCCCCTTCTTGGAGCTCGCCAACTGCCTCATCGCGCATCACAATTTCCACGCCACAGTTGTCGTCATTTCATCCAACACTTCTCCTAAACAATCCCAGGTCATCCAATCCGCCATGACCCCGAAACTTTTCGACATCATTGAGATTCCACCACTAGACACCTTCGGCCAAGTCAACGCCGCTGGTTCAGTCTTCACACAGCTCCCGGCCATTATGCTTGATGCCCGGTCCTCTCTCCGGTCCGCCATCTCGGCCATGGACTTCAAGCCGGCAGCCATGATCGTGGATCTTTTCTGCACCGCTGTTCTTCCCGTGGTCGATGAGTTCCACATGCTCAAGTATGTAAGAGTCTCGT ATAAGGAGGTGGAAGGAGAATACTTGGATAAAAAAGAACCGCTCAAGATCCCAGGTTGCAAGCCTGTTCGACCGGAAGATGTTAAGCCCATGATGAACAGAAAAGATCCCAAATACGAGTCCTTCATACGTATTGGGGTAGAGATAGCCGAGATGAGTGATGGGATTTTGGTTAACACTTGGGAAGATCTGGAGTCAATGAGTCTTAGACCCATGAAAGAGGATCCAAAGTGGAAGCAGATCCTTAAGGTTCCGGTCCATACTTTCGGTCCCATGATTAGGCAGGCAGGGAGCTCCACTCCGAGGAGCGAGGTGTTGGGTTGGCTGGACATGCAGCCCAATGCCTCTGTGATTTACATTTCTTTTGGGAGTGGTGGGGTTCTGTTGGCTGATCAAATTACTGAGATGGCTTGGGGTATAGAGCTTAGCGCTCAGAGATTTATATGGGTAGTCCATCCACCAAGCAAAGATGGTGACAAAGGCAATGACATTTCAGACTACTTGCCTGAAGGGTTCATGGCTCGGACTCGTGACAAGGGTCTAGTGGTCACCACTTGGGCTCCTCAGGTGGAAATCTTGGCTCATTCATCAGTCGGATGGTTCTTGTCACACTGTGGTTGGAACTCGTCGCTGGAGAGTATACTGAATGGTGTGCCAATGATCACATGA